One stretch of Prunus persica cultivar Lovell chromosome G1, Prunus_persica_NCBIv2, whole genome shotgun sequence DNA includes these proteins:
- the LOC18789786 gene encoding spindle pole body component 110 isoform X2 yields MKISIGQRQRPKIKFLKTKKWHAVRKQLQFTQVDMEHFGEKMELLKFSKFKLQLRTLITEVRELREKERSATEQLRLLIQKQKQTEEEYGRKLQEAQAELASSNELRQKLEREARYLQNDNSMLENKQKELKGTIQSLLQSRDTFVNAYEESTCEMKRSIQCRDRKLSVLSEKIKYHLLLFDSIEKEAMSVKKVVDNVQRIVSEKEEVVAGLKSKLDTVSTFEKVFIERICDLESKLNNYEGETRRKDRVISELEALMEAAKICNNSHTQIEELQKIISSKDVVIQNLMSEKQALHFEVGSLGIILRKIQDTVRSMNEEDKGVISSMLERQGGCNMILTKEDNRIEDAVNNNAEKSQEKAYGTGVGGNTSFSCSPISQKYKSAGNDLQENNNFDSCVSEASEFTVGFLKTSIRSYSSKCLRK; encoded by the exons ATGAAAATTTCAATCGGGCAGAGGCAGAGACCGAAAATTAAATTCCTCAAAACTAAAAAGTGGCATGCAGTGCGCAAACAATTACAATTTACACAGGTAGATATGGAACATTTTGGAGAGAAAATGGAGTTGCTTAAATTCTCCAAATTCAAGCTCCAGCTTCGAACGCTCATCACCGAAGTCCGAGAACTCAGA GAAAAGGAACGCTCTGCCACCGAGCAACTTCGTCTTCTTATTCAG aaacaaaagcaAACCGAGGAAGAATACGGGAGGAAATTACAGGAAGCGCAGGCTGAATTAGCTTCCTCCAATGAGCTGCGCCAAAAACTCGAAAGAGAG GCAAGGTACCTTCAGAATGACAATTCTATGCTCGAGAACAAGCAAAAAGAGTTGAAAGGAACGATACAAAGCCTACTCCAGTCGAGGGACACATTCGTTAATGCTTATGAG GAATCCACTTGTGAAATGAAACGCTCAATTCAGTGCAGAGATAGAAAGCTTTCTGTCCTATCTGAGAAGATTAAATATCATCTATTGCTATTTGATTCAATAGAAAAGGAGGCAATGTCTGTAAAGAAAGTTGTGGATAACGTGCAACGTATCGTGAGTGAAAAAGAGGAAGTAG TAGCTGGCTTAAAGAGCAAATTGGATACTGTTTCCACATTTGAGAAAGTATTTATAG AAAGGATCTGTGACCTCGAAAGCAAACTGAATAATTATGAAGGTGAGACTCGGAGAAAGGATAGAGTCATCTCAGAACTAGAAGCACTGATGGAGGCAGCAAAAATTTGCAATAACAGCCATACACAAATAGAAGAG CTTCAGAAAATTATATCATCAAAGGATGTTGTCATACAGAATTTGATGTCAGAAAAACAG GCATTGCATTTTGAAGTTGGGAGTTTGGGGATTATCTTAAGGAAGATTCAAGACACTGTTAGAAGTATGAATGAAGAG GATAAAGGGGTAATTTCCTCAATGCTGGAACGCCAAGGAGGATGCAATATGATTTTGACGAAAGAAGATAATAG GATTGAAGATGCAGTCAACAACAATGCAGAAAAGTCGCAAGAAAAGGCTTATGGGACAGGCGTTGGAGGAAATACAAGTTTTTCTTGTTCACCTATTTCTCAAAAGTACAAGTCAGCTGGCAACGACTTGCAAGAGAACAATAACTTTGACTCCTGTGTGTCAGAGGCAAGTGAATTTACAG TCGGCTTCCTCAAAACCTCAATCAGGAGCTACTCTTCCAAGTGCCTCCGTAAATGA
- the LOC18789786 gene encoding spindle pole body component 110 isoform X1 — translation MKISIGQRQRPKIKFLKTKKWHAVRKQLQFTQVDMEHFGEKMELLKFSKFKLQLRTLITEVRELREKERSATEQLRLLIQKQKQTEEEYGRKLQEAQAELASSNELRQKLEREARYLQNDNSMLENKQKELKGTIQSLLQSRDTFVNAYEESTCEMKRSIQCRDRKLSVLSEKIKYHLLLFDSIEKEAMSVKKVVDNVQRIVSEKEEVVAGLKSKLDTVSTFEKVFIERICDLESKLNNYEGETRRKDRVISELEALMEAAKICNNSHTQIEELQKIISSKDVVIQNLMSEKQALHFEVGSLGIILRKIQDTVRSMNEEDKGVISSMLERQGGCNMILTKEDNRIEDAVNNNAEKSQEKAYGTGVGGNTSFSCSPISQKYKSAGNDLQENNNFDSCVSEFNCSSPQSASSKPQSGATLPSASVNDRKDNCTTSMHIDSECSTTQD, via the exons ATGAAAATTTCAATCGGGCAGAGGCAGAGACCGAAAATTAAATTCCTCAAAACTAAAAAGTGGCATGCAGTGCGCAAACAATTACAATTTACACAGGTAGATATGGAACATTTTGGAGAGAAAATGGAGTTGCTTAAATTCTCCAAATTCAAGCTCCAGCTTCGAACGCTCATCACCGAAGTCCGAGAACTCAGA GAAAAGGAACGCTCTGCCACCGAGCAACTTCGTCTTCTTATTCAG aaacaaaagcaAACCGAGGAAGAATACGGGAGGAAATTACAGGAAGCGCAGGCTGAATTAGCTTCCTCCAATGAGCTGCGCCAAAAACTCGAAAGAGAG GCAAGGTACCTTCAGAATGACAATTCTATGCTCGAGAACAAGCAAAAAGAGTTGAAAGGAACGATACAAAGCCTACTCCAGTCGAGGGACACATTCGTTAATGCTTATGAG GAATCCACTTGTGAAATGAAACGCTCAATTCAGTGCAGAGATAGAAAGCTTTCTGTCCTATCTGAGAAGATTAAATATCATCTATTGCTATTTGATTCAATAGAAAAGGAGGCAATGTCTGTAAAGAAAGTTGTGGATAACGTGCAACGTATCGTGAGTGAAAAAGAGGAAGTAG TAGCTGGCTTAAAGAGCAAATTGGATACTGTTTCCACATTTGAGAAAGTATTTATAG AAAGGATCTGTGACCTCGAAAGCAAACTGAATAATTATGAAGGTGAGACTCGGAGAAAGGATAGAGTCATCTCAGAACTAGAAGCACTGATGGAGGCAGCAAAAATTTGCAATAACAGCCATACACAAATAGAAGAG CTTCAGAAAATTATATCATCAAAGGATGTTGTCATACAGAATTTGATGTCAGAAAAACAG GCATTGCATTTTGAAGTTGGGAGTTTGGGGATTATCTTAAGGAAGATTCAAGACACTGTTAGAAGTATGAATGAAGAG GATAAAGGGGTAATTTCCTCAATGCTGGAACGCCAAGGAGGATGCAATATGATTTTGACGAAAGAAGATAATAG GATTGAAGATGCAGTCAACAACAATGCAGAAAAGTCGCAAGAAAAGGCTTATGGGACAGGCGTTGGAGGAAATACAAGTTTTTCTTGTTCACCTATTTCTCAAAAGTACAAGTCAGCTGGCAACGACTTGCAAGAGAACAATAACTTTGACTCCTGTGTGTCAGAG TTTAACTGTTCTTCCCCACAGTCGGCTTCCTCAAAACCTCAATCAGGAGCTACTCTTCCAAGTGCCTCCGTAAATGATAGAAAG GATAATTGCACAACATCAATGCATATAGATTCAGAGTGCTCAACAACCCAAGATTAA